A genomic segment from Bradyrhizobium sp. CB1015 encodes:
- a CDS encoding polysaccharide deacetylase family protein, protein MISLAQRRQHAWPDGARCVVGLTLDFDGTSLERGRGQLPLGARSHGRYSAKCGIPRFVDMFARHSVPWTFYVSGYDAEESPDLVRDISRSGIEIGSHGYFHEGVDPGDAEPELLERTHRLLTEITGIAPRGWRSPSGHKTARTLRKLRELGYVYDSSDKDFDLPYLARYDGEERSDYVCLPNNTSSLDDFPFYRVSYTPPSEVQVHWQQEFDAIYAEGGYYNLTFHPRVGYGSGSPARVAAVEGLIAYAKRHEGVRFVGMLELAEWCLKRPTDWQRDWSGQ, encoded by the coding sequence ATGATCTCCCTTGCCCAGCGCAGGCAACATGCCTGGCCGGACGGCGCGCGCTGCGTGGTCGGGCTCACGCTCGATTTCGACGGCACCTCGCTCGAACGCGGCCGCGGCCAGCTGCCGCTCGGGGCGCGCTCCCACGGCCGCTATTCCGCCAAATGCGGCATCCCGCGCTTCGTCGACATGTTTGCGCGCCACAGCGTGCCCTGGACGTTCTACGTCTCCGGCTATGATGCCGAGGAGAGCCCTGATCTTGTTCGCGACATCTCGCGCTCGGGCATCGAGATCGGCTCGCACGGTTATTTTCATGAAGGTGTCGATCCCGGCGATGCCGAGCCGGAGCTGCTGGAACGGACGCACCGGCTGCTCACGGAAATCACCGGCATCGCGCCGCGGGGATGGCGCTCGCCGTCCGGACACAAGACCGCGCGCACGCTGCGCAAGCTCCGCGAGCTCGGCTATGTCTACGATTCCAGCGACAAGGATTTCGACCTGCCTTATCTCGCGCGCTATGACGGCGAGGAGCGCAGCGACTATGTCTGCCTGCCCAACAACACATCGAGCCTGGACGATTTTCCGTTCTACCGTGTCAGCTACACACCGCCGTCGGAGGTGCAGGTGCACTGGCAACAGGAGTTCGACGCCATCTACGCCGAGGGCGGCTACTACAACCTGACCTTCCACCCGCGCGTCGGTTACGGCTCGGGATCGCCGGCGCGCGTCGCGGCGGTCGAGGGCTTGATCGCATATGCCAAGCGCCACGAAGGCGTACGCTTCGTCGGCATGCTTGAGCTGGCGGAATGGTGTCTGAAGCGTCCGACCGACTGGCAGCGGGACTGGAGCGGACAATGA
- a CDS encoding ABC transporter substrate-binding protein, translating to MKRFVVALCLVLASLSAACAESVLRSVVTTDIRGLMPGNSPDDNTGLVLQQIYEGLVAWRSDGTVAPMLARAIETSADGRTYTFTLREGVTFHNGAPLTSREVAWTWERFLDPKSAWPCRTNFDGTRKIKIVEITAPSPEQVVFRLEEPSGAFLSAMARADCDGTGIAHPDSAGPDGTWQKAIGTGPFKLAEWRRGQFIELVRNEAYAARSEPADGLAGAKPPKVDRVRLSIVPDPAAAKAAIQSGNLDLWPSMDPKFAGELKSAGLVIASAPVASLNAIVMQTKDPLLKDKRIREAIAASLDYASMSDSLTDGYAKPSTSLVPLSSRYYGAVEQAGQSLDIARAKKLLAEAGYTGEPIRITTNSRFPVMNDVAVLVQAMAQQAGLNLSVEVVEFAAQLSRYNKGDYQLMVWNYTPYLDPVFGLDRFIGDKAVQPDRVWGNSDAIELLAKLMETPAPEARQPLFDVLHKLFVDDAPMIVWSSGVNVSAVSPRVRGYAPWAGRKPRFWNVEVVR from the coding sequence ATGAAACGGTTTGTCGTTGCGTTGTGCCTGGTGCTTGCGTCGCTGTCCGCGGCCTGCGCCGAGAGCGTCCTGCGCAGCGTGGTCACCACCGACATCCGCGGCCTGATGCCCGGCAACAGCCCTGACGACAACACCGGCCTCGTGCTGCAACAGATCTATGAAGGCCTCGTCGCCTGGCGCAGCGACGGCACCGTTGCCCCGATGCTGGCCAGGGCGATCGAGACGTCGGCGGACGGGCGCACCTACACCTTTACGCTGCGCGAGGGCGTGACCTTCCACAACGGTGCGCCGCTGACCTCGCGCGAGGTGGCGTGGACCTGGGAGCGCTTCCTCGATCCGAAATCCGCCTGGCCGTGCCGGACCAATTTCGACGGCACGCGCAAGATCAAGATTGTCGAGATCACGGCGCCGTCGCCGGAGCAGGTCGTATTCCGGCTTGAAGAGCCGAGCGGCGCCTTCCTCAGTGCGATGGCGCGGGCCGATTGCGATGGCACCGGCATCGCGCATCCGGACTCGGCCGGACCCGACGGGACTTGGCAGAAGGCGATCGGCACCGGCCCGTTCAAGCTTGCCGAATGGCGCCGCGGCCAGTTCATCGAGCTGGTCCGCAACGAGGCCTATGCGGCGCGCAGTGAGCCGGCCGACGGCCTCGCTGGAGCCAAGCCTCCCAAGGTCGACCGTGTCAGGCTGTCCATCGTTCCCGATCCGGCGGCAGCGAAGGCCGCGATCCAGTCCGGCAATCTCGACCTCTGGCCGTCGATGGATCCGAAATTCGCCGGCGAGCTGAAGTCGGCGGGCCTCGTGATCGCCTCGGCTCCGGTCGCTTCGCTGAATGCGATCGTGATGCAGACGAAAGATCCGCTGCTCAAGGACAAGCGCATCCGCGAGGCGATCGCGGCCTCGCTCGATTATGCCAGTATGAGCGACAGTCTGACCGACGGTTACGCTAAGCCAAGCACCTCGCTCGTGCCGCTCTCGAGCCGCTACTACGGTGCGGTGGAGCAGGCCGGCCAAAGCCTCGACATCGCGCGCGCGAAGAAGCTGCTGGCCGAGGCGGGCTACACGGGCGAGCCGATCAGGATCACCACCAATTCACGGTTTCCGGTGATGAACGACGTCGCCGTTCTGGTGCAGGCGATGGCGCAGCAGGCGGGCCTCAATCTCTCGGTCGAGGTGGTCGAGTTCGCGGCCCAGCTCAGCCGCTACAACAAGGGTGACTATCAGCTGATGGTCTGGAACTACACGCCCTATCTCGATCCGGTGTTCGGCCTCGACCGCTTCATCGGTGACAAGGCCGTGCAGCCGGATCGTGTCTGGGGCAATAGCGATGCGATCGAGCTGCTGGCCAAGCTGATGGAGACGCCCGCACCGGAGGCGCGCCAGCCGCTGTTCGATGTGCTTCACAAGCTGTTCGTCGACGATGCGCCGATGATCGTGTGGAGCTCCGGCGTCAACGTCTCGGCGGTGTCGCCCAGAGTGCGGGGCTATGCGCCGTGGGCCGGCCGCAAACCCCGCTTCTGGAACGTCGAGGTTGTCAGATGA
- a CDS encoding ABC transporter ATP-binding protein, with amino-acid sequence MTLLSVENLRIEAPASKAAIVEDLSFAVERGEFLAVVGESGSGKTAAARAVLGLLPPGLRTAGGRIVLDGIDLANVSARQMRTLRGPVVGMVFQEPMVSLNPAISVGAQMAEGLGLHERLGKREIKRRCLDMLARVQIRDPERTFDAYPHEFSGGMRQRIMLASVMLLKPKLLIADEPTTALDTLTQREVLDLMVGLARDHGTSVMLITHNLGLVSRYAQRALVLRQGRMVETGTTRQILFSPREAYTKRLVEALPRRGATTKARQGGEPLVSVRGLKVGFAGRQRLFRRDNGVSAVNGVDLDIAMGETVAVVGGSGSGKTTLGRAMLRLIPTSGGAIRFRGRDVTATIDRDFRLASQLVFQDPYSSLDPRMRVGEIVAEPLRHMPKLTPAERDRRVETMLEEVGLAGLAARWPHELSGGQRQRIAIARAIVREPAFVVADEPVSALDMTIQAQVLKLFERLQAQYGFACLFISHDLAAVEQVADRVVVMQGGKIVEQGSRDDVFDRPRHDYTKALLAAAPVLDFAGATAERASG; translated from the coding sequence ATGACGCTGCTGTCGGTCGAGAATCTGCGCATTGAGGCCCCCGCCAGCAAGGCGGCGATCGTCGAGGATTTGTCCTTTGCCGTCGAGCGTGGCGAGTTCCTCGCCGTCGTCGGCGAATCCGGCAGCGGCAAGACGGCGGCGGCGCGCGCGGTGCTCGGCCTGTTGCCGCCAGGGCTGCGCACGGCCGGCGGCCGCATCGTGCTCGACGGCATCGACCTTGCGAATGTCTCTGCGCGCCAGATGCGGACGCTGCGCGGCCCTGTTGTCGGCATGGTGTTCCAGGAGCCGATGGTCTCGCTCAATCCCGCCATCAGCGTCGGCGCGCAGATGGCCGAAGGCCTCGGTCTGCACGAGCGGCTCGGCAAGCGCGAGATCAAGCGCCGCTGCCTCGACATGCTGGCGCGCGTGCAGATTCGCGATCCCGAACGGACCTTTGACGCCTATCCGCACGAATTCTCCGGCGGCATGCGCCAGCGCATCATGTTGGCGTCGGTGATGCTGCTAAAACCAAAATTGCTGATCGCGGACGAGCCGACCACGGCGCTCGATACATTGACGCAGCGCGAGGTGCTCGATCTCATGGTTGGGCTCGCCCGCGACCACGGCACCTCGGTGATGCTGATCACCCACAATCTTGGCCTCGTGTCGCGATACGCGCAGCGCGCGCTGGTGCTGCGCCAGGGCAGGATGGTCGAAACAGGCACGACGCGGCAGATCCTGTTTTCGCCGCGCGAAGCTTATACCAAGCGTCTTGTCGAGGCCCTGCCGCGTCGCGGCGCCACGACGAAGGCGCGACAGGGCGGCGAGCCTCTCGTCAGCGTGCGCGGGCTCAAGGTCGGCTTTGCCGGGCGGCAGCGGCTGTTCCGCCGCGATAACGGCGTCTCCGCCGTCAATGGCGTCGATCTCGACATCGCCATGGGCGAGACCGTCGCCGTGGTCGGCGGCAGCGGTTCGGGCAAGACCACGCTCGGCCGCGCCATGCTGCGGCTGATCCCGACCTCGGGCGGTGCGATCAGGTTCCGGGGCAGGGACGTGACCGCGACCATCGATCGCGACTTCCGTCTGGCTTCGCAGCTCGTGTTCCAGGATCCTTATTCCTCGCTCGATCCGCGCATGCGCGTCGGCGAGATCGTCGCCGAACCGTTGCGCCACATGCCGAAACTGACGCCGGCCGAACGCGACAGGCGCGTCGAGACGATGCTGGAGGAGGTCGGGCTCGCCGGTTTGGCTGCGCGCTGGCCGCACGAACTGTCCGGCGGTCAGCGGCAGCGCATTGCGATTGCGCGCGCCATCGTGCGCGAGCCGGCCTTCGTCGTCGCCGACGAGCCGGTATCGGCGCTCGACATGACCATCCAGGCGCAGGTGCTCAAGCTGTTCGAGCGGCTGCAGGCGCAATACGGATTTGCCTGCCTGTTCATCAGCCATGATCTCGCCGCCGTCGAGCAGGTCGCCGACCGCGTCGTGGTGATGCAGGGCGGCAAGATCGTCGAGCAGGGCTCGCGCGACGACGTGTTCGATCGCCCCCGGCACGACTACACCAAGGCGCTGCTCGCGGCCGCGCCCGTCCTGGATTTCGCCGGGGCGACGGCGGAGCGTGCCTCTGGCTGA
- a CDS encoding ABC transporter permease translates to MRMRANTAIGGTLIALLLGAAFTGAFWTPFDPLRINLRARLQAPSSLHWFGTDEFGRDVLSRIMVGAGASVVIALITVLLAVTAGMVIGCAAGYIRGWVDRIIMAVNDALLAFPGILLALAVMIVVGANKAGLILALGLAYIPSVVRVVRGTVLSIREKEYVEASRVIGNSEAYSMFRHVMPNAIAPVAVLATSMFGWVLLAESALSFLGLGVPPPAPTWGNMLAASRPFMETAAWLSIAPGLCIALTLLGINLLGDSLRDRLDPRMAHG, encoded by the coding sequence ATGAGGATGCGCGCCAACACCGCGATCGGCGGCACCTTGATCGCGCTCCTGCTCGGTGCGGCGTTCACCGGTGCGTTCTGGACGCCGTTCGACCCGCTCCGTATCAATCTGCGCGCGCGCCTGCAGGCGCCGTCGTCATTGCATTGGTTCGGGACGGACGAGTTCGGCCGCGACGTGCTCAGCCGCATCATGGTCGGGGCCGGCGCAAGCGTCGTGATTGCCCTGATCACGGTGCTGCTTGCGGTGACCGCCGGCATGGTGATCGGCTGTGCGGCCGGCTACATCCGCGGCTGGGTCGATCGCATCATCATGGCGGTCAACGACGCGCTTCTGGCGTTCCCAGGCATATTGCTGGCGCTGGCGGTGATGATCGTGGTCGGCGCCAACAAGGCCGGGCTGATCCTGGCGCTTGGGCTCGCCTACATCCCCTCGGTGGTCCGCGTCGTGCGCGGCACCGTGCTGTCGATCCGCGAGAAGGAATATGTCGAGGCCTCGCGCGTCATCGGCAATTCTGAAGCCTATTCGATGTTCCGCCACGTGATGCCGAACGCGATCGCGCCGGTGGCGGTGCTTGCGACCAGCATGTTCGGCTGGGTGCTGCTCGCCGAGAGCGCGCTGAGCTTCCTCGGTCTCGGCGTGCCGCCGCCGGCGCCGACCTGGGGCAACATGCTGGCAGCGAGCCGGCCGTTCATGGAGACCGCGGCCTGGCTCTCGATCGCGCCGGGGCTCTGCATCGCGCTGACGCTGCTCGGCATCAACCTGCTCGGCGATTCCCTGCGTGATCGCCTCGACCCCAGGATGGCGCACGGATGA